GCTTTATTATTCAGAATCAATTACTTTAACATTCTTATTGCATTGTTTTAGTCATTTTTATTAGAAACTTCCTGAACTTGCTTAATTACTACATATATCGCTAAAAAAACACCCAATAAGGTTAAAGCTTTCTCGTAATTTATCGTATTACTTGCGTAGTTAGCATCTAACCAAACTCCA
This genomic window from Flavobacterium agricola contains:
- a CDS encoding AtpZ/AtpI family protein codes for the protein MKKNNNTKWLVFVGIPAQMGLTIYLFYQFGVWLDANYASNTINYEKALTLLGVFLAIYVVIKQVQEVSNKND